The following nucleotide sequence is from Chlorogloeopsis sp. ULAP01.
TAGATATAGATGAAGGCCATCCCATCTCTCTTGCTTCAACACAGATGGTATGAAGAGTAAGTTGACAGTCAAGCATTTGCATTCCATGTTTGTTTGCTTCCCTCAATCCTGCTTGGATAATAGAGGAGTTGACAAACTTTATTGTCTGATGGCATTGAACACAAACAAGATGGTGGTGATTACAAAGGGTAGTGTTGAGTTCATAATATTTACGTGTTCGTGCTAAATTGACTTCCCGCACAATTCCCAATTGCATCATGAATTTGAGATTGCGATACACCGTACTCAAATTCATTCGTTCTCCACGCTCTGTTAGTAACTGATGCAGTTCCTCTGCACTTAAAGGATGACTAGTTGGTAAATCTTGAAAAACTTGACAAATTAGTAGACGTTGAGGAGTAAACCGATAACCTTGAGTATTTAATTTTAATTTCAATGCATCTAAAGTATACATAAGTACAGCTACTCTCAAGAAAATCTTTCAGCGCTGGTATAACTTGTGTAATATAAGATAAACTTATTTTCAGCTAACTATAGTTAAATACAAGTATTAATGAAACACTGACTATATATGCCACAAACTTGCATAGATACCATTCAGTGCCAGTAAGTCCTCGTGTTATATTTTAACAAGAAGTTAGATGTAGATAATT
It contains:
- a CDS encoding transcriptional repressor, with protein sequence MYTLDALKLKLNTQGYRFTPQRLLICQVFQDLPTSHPLSAEELHQLLTERGERMNLSTVYRNLKFMMQLGIVREVNLARTRKYYELNTTLCNHHHLVCVQCHQTIKFVNSSIIQAGLREANKHGMQMLDCQLTLHTICVEAREMGWPSSISNDWRCPKSIATREANSFNHQNLKPKTSINKKLLRRIELRGERIIVFTPKDEIENYQHQAKSITGWRLSREDKYWYFPLEKAPEVLNLFQGYEIDPEIKAIVALIKG